The Streptococcus viridans genome includes a window with the following:
- a CDS encoding nitroreductase family protein encodes MKHFTDQPVDPKDVRTAIEIATLAPSAHNSQPWKFVVVRQKNAELAKLAYGGNYDQVMEAPVTIALFTDTDLQRRARKIARVGGVKNFTEEQLQYFMQNLPAEYARYNEQQISDYLALNAGLVAMNLVLALTDQGIGSNIILGFDKSKVNEVLEIEERFRPELLITVGYPAEKVEPSYRLPVDEIIEKR; translated from the coding sequence ATCAAGCATTTTACAGACCAGCCGGTCGATCCAAAGGATGTACGGACAGCTATTGAAATTGCGACATTGGCTCCAAGTGCGCACAATAGCCAACCATGGAAATTCGTGGTCGTTCGTCAGAAAAATGCGGAATTGGCTAAACTAGCCTATGGTGGGAACTATGACCAAGTCATGGAAGCACCTGTGACCATCGCTCTCTTTACAGATACCGATTTGCAACGTCGGGCTCGGAAGATTGCGCGTGTCGGTGGGGTCAAAAACTTCACAGAGGAGCAGTTGCAATACTTTATGCAAAACCTTCCTGCAGAATATGCTCGCTACAATGAACAACAGATTAGCGATTACTTGGCATTGAATGCTGGATTGGTCGCGATGAACTTGGTATTGGCCTTGACGGACCAAGGGATCGGCTCAAACATCATCCTTGGCTTTGACAAATCAAAAGTCAATGAAGTCTTGGAAATCGAAGAGCGTTTCCGTCCAGAACTCTTGATTACTGTCGGCTATCCAGCTGAGAAGGTAGAACCTAGCTACCGCTTGCCAGTAGACGAAATCATTGAAAAACGCTAA
- the pepV gene encoding dipeptidase PepV — MTTIDFKAEVEKRREELMADLFSLLEINSERDDSQADATHPYGPGPVKALEKFLEIAERDGYETTNVDNYAGHFIFGQGEEELGIFAHMDVVPAGSGWNTDPYKPEIIDGKLYARGSSDDKGPTVACYYGLKIIKDLGLPVSKRVRFVVGTDEESGWGDMDYYFKHVGLPDPDFGFSPDAEFPIINGEKGNITEYLHFGGSNTGQAHLHSFTGGLRENMVPESATAVVSGQLPDLASLLEAFANEHQLRYEVATEDDGKFNITIIGKSAHGSTPEAGINGATYLALFLNQFDFGGDSKAYLQVSASLLHEDFAGEKLGIAHTDEKMGALSMNAGVFNFDENSSDNTIALNIRYPKGTDPETIKAGLERVEGVASVSLSAHGHTPHYVPMEDELVSTLLRVYEKQTGLKGHEQVIGGGTFGRLLKRGVAFGAMFPDYVNTMHQANEFTDVEDLYRAAAIYAEAIYELIK, encoded by the coding sequence ATGACAACAATTGACTTTAAAGCAGAAGTAGAAAAACGCCGCGAAGAATTGATGGCTGACCTTTTCAGCCTCTTGGAAATCAACTCAGAACGGGATGACAGCCAGGCGGATGCGACTCACCCTTATGGACCTGGACCAGTCAAAGCCCTTGAGAAATTCTTGGAAATCGCTGAGCGTGATGGCTACGAAACAACTAACGTGGATAACTATGCTGGACACTTCATCTTTGGACAAGGGGAAGAAGAGCTCGGAATCTTTGCTCACATGGACGTGGTACCTGCTGGTAGTGGCTGGAATACAGACCCTTACAAACCTGAGATTATCGATGGCAAGCTCTATGCGCGTGGTTCATCTGATGACAAGGGACCTACAGTAGCGTGTTACTACGGTTTGAAGATTATCAAGGATCTGGGATTACCAGTATCTAAGCGCGTGCGCTTTGTGGTTGGTACAGATGAAGAATCTGGTTGGGGCGATATGGACTACTATTTCAAACATGTCGGCCTTCCTGATCCAGACTTTGGTTTCTCTCCAGATGCCGAATTCCCCATCATCAACGGGGAAAAAGGAAATATCACCGAGTACCTACACTTCGGTGGTTCAAACACAGGTCAAGCGCATCTTCATAGCTTCACCGGTGGCCTTCGTGAAAACATGGTGCCTGAGTCAGCAACTGCAGTTGTTTCTGGTCAATTACCTGATCTAGCTAGTCTTTTGGAGGCCTTTGCCAATGAACACCAACTTCGTTATGAAGTTGCAACAGAAGATGACGGTAAATTCAACATCACCATTATCGGGAAATCTGCCCACGGCTCTACTCCAGAAGCTGGGATCAATGGAGCAACTTACTTGGCTCTCTTCTTGAACCAGTTTGACTTCGGTGGAGATTCCAAAGCATACTTGCAAGTGTCAGCATCTCTTCTTCATGAAGACTTTGCTGGTGAGAAGCTTGGCATTGCCCATACGGATGAAAAGATGGGGGCTCTCAGCATGAATGCGGGTGTCTTCAACTTTGACGAAAATAGCTCAGATAACACCATCGCCTTGAACATTCGTTACCCTAAAGGAACAGATCCAGAAACCATCAAAGCTGGTCTTGAAAGAGTAGAAGGAGTGGCGTCCGTCAGCTTGTCTGCCCACGGCCACACACCTCACTATGTTCCTATGGAAGATGAATTGGTCTCAACGCTTTTGCGTGTCTATGAAAAACAAACCGGACTGAAAGGTCATGAGCAAGTAATCGGTGGCGGAACCTTTGGTCGTCTATTAAAACGTGGGGTTGCCTTCGGTGCTATGTTCCCAGACTATGTGAACACGATGCACCAAGCCAATGAATTTACGGATGTAGAAGATCTCTATCGTGCAGCTGCAATCTACGCAGAAGCCATCTACGAACTCATCAAATAA
- a CDS encoding uracil-DNA glycosylase family protein, producing MEQLERIKEAIMADPQNKDYTDKGIEPLFAAPKTARINIIGQAPGLKTQEAGLYWKDKSGDRLRQWLGVDEETFYHSGLFAVIPMDFYFPGHGKSGDLPPRKGFAEKWHPLLLKECPDIELTLLIGQYAQAYYLHERVSGKVTERVRRYKDYLPDYFPLVHPSPRNQIWMAKNPWFEAEVVPALQARVQQILREYKKNNE from the coding sequence ATGGAGCAACTAGAGCGGATCAAAGAGGCCATCATGGCCGATCCACAAAACAAAGACTATACGGATAAGGGGATTGAGCCCTTGTTTGCGGCACCAAAGACTGCTCGGATCAATATCATCGGACAGGCACCTGGACTGAAAACACAAGAAGCTGGCCTCTATTGGAAGGACAAGAGTGGGGACCGCTTAAGGCAATGGTTGGGAGTCGATGAAGAGACCTTTTACCACTCGGGTCTATTTGCGGTCATTCCCATGGACTTTTATTTCCCAGGGCATGGCAAGTCAGGAGATCTGCCACCTCGCAAGGGTTTTGCGGAAAAGTGGCACCCTCTGCTCCTTAAGGAGTGTCCGGATATTGAGTTGACTCTCTTGATTGGCCAGTACGCCCAAGCATACTATCTCCATGAGAGAGTCAGTGGCAAGGTGACCGAGCGGGTGCGCCGATACAAGGACTATCTGCCCGACTATTTCCCTCTGGTCCACCCTTCGCCCCGCAATCAGATCTGGATGGCCAAGAATCCCTGGTTTGAGGCAGAAGTGGTGCCGGCTCTTCAGGCTCGGGTTCAGCAGATATTAAGAGAGTACAAAAAGAATAATGAGTGA
- a CDS encoding prolyl-tRNA synthetase associated domain-containing protein encodes MDAYQKVKDRLDQLGINFDVVEHPPVLTTEQADSYIEGLEGVRTKSMFLTNKKKTQYYLLIMDDQKPLDMEDFKDQVGANRIRMASIESLAEKMQLPAGTVSPFGLLNNEDKDILVYFDQDIVSEEIMTFHPNTNEKTIFIKTQDLFRFLESIDYKYEILTLP; translated from the coding sequence ATGGATGCATATCAAAAAGTCAAAGACAGATTAGACCAACTCGGGATTAATTTTGATGTGGTGGAACACCCACCGGTATTGACCACTGAACAGGCCGATTCCTATATTGAAGGTCTCGAAGGGGTCCGGACAAAGTCCATGTTTTTGACCAACAAAAAGAAAACCCAGTACTATCTGCTCATCATGGATGACCAGAAACCCTTGGATATGGAGGATTTCAAAGACCAAGTAGGAGCCAATCGGATCCGTATGGCTTCAATTGAATCTCTGGCAGAAAAAATGCAATTACCAGCTGGGACAGTATCTCCCTTTGGCTTGTTAAACAATGAAGATAAGGATATTCTCGTCTATTTTGATCAGGACATTGTGTCAGAGGAAATCATGACCTTCCATCCTAACACGAATGAAAAGACGATCTTTATCAAAACCCAAGACCTATTCCGCTTTTTAGAATCCATTGATTATAAATATGAAATACTAACCTTGCCATAG
- a CDS encoding rhodanese-like domain-containing protein: MKEIPFNDFLAKYQAGEINVVDVREQEEYDALHLDGVTLLPLSVLAERYSELNKDQAYYIICKSGRRSARACQFLEEVGYDVTNVQGGMDAFD; the protein is encoded by the coding sequence ATGAAAGAAATTCCATTTAATGACTTTTTAGCAAAGTACCAAGCAGGAGAAATTAACGTCGTCGATGTTCGCGAGCAAGAGGAATATGATGCTCTTCATCTGGACGGAGTGACCTTACTTCCCTTATCAGTGTTGGCAGAACGCTATTCAGAGCTGAACAAAGACCAAGCCTATTATATCATCTGCAAGTCTGGTCGGCGCTCAGCCCGCGCCTGTCAATTTTTGGAAGAAGTGGGCTATGATGTAACCAACGTCCAAGGAGGCATGGATGCATTTGATTAG
- a CDS encoding DUF6574 domain-containing protein codes for MIKQDWLDYFEAVNGRSATEEEIAQALAAGEFQEEQVAQEASQFVGAPVAPDQINAGFVSAPAAPEEVTSQFAAAPEAPTQEAPQFAAAPEAPVQEAPQYTAAPEAPAQEAPQFAAAPEAPVQEAPQYTAAPEAPVQEAPQFATAPEAPVQEAPQYTAAPEAPVQEAPQFNTAPEAPAFGAQPNSFQQAPQQQPQPGFGQPAPGQGFQQAPYPGQPQPGQAYYAQPAQPNAFGQAMKGFWSWFVSALVRPTVENQPRVLNGILHYVLTAFILSLSLFFVASAFPYAEVGFTAYLLIVIVTFFTIYATQLTGFLVRNLVLQDKEYTYKRSFDEFARLSIYALPASLIVLIFSLVKYFEGFSFLRSLIFVLYFLGLLYTVYQGLNRTKIKADKFLLLLASTAVILVIFTIVGIVDRRILEQVSVYIASFF; via the coding sequence ATGATCAAACAGGATTGGCTTGATTACTTTGAAGCTGTGAACGGTCGTTCAGCAACTGAAGAAGAGATCGCTCAAGCGTTGGCTGCAGGTGAGTTCCAAGAAGAGCAGGTAGCCCAAGAAGCTTCACAATTTGTTGGGGCTCCAGTAGCTCCAGACCAAATAAACGCTGGTTTCGTTTCTGCTCCAGCAGCACCAGAAGAAGTGACTTCTCAATTCGCTGCTGCGCCAGAAGCACCAACTCAAGAAGCACCACAATTCGCTGCTGCGCCAGAAGCACCAGTACAAGAGGCACCACAATACACTGCTGCACCAGAAGCACCAGCTCAAGAAGCACCACAATTCGCTGCTGCGCCAGAAGCACCAGTACAAGAAGCGCCACAATACACTGCCGCTCCAGAAGCACCAGTACAAGAAGCGCCACAATTCGCTACTGCGCCAGAAGCACCAGTACAAGAGGCACCACAATACACTGCTGCGCCAGAAGCACCAGTACAAGAAGCACCACAGTTTAATACTGCGCCAGAAGCACCAGCATTTGGCGCTCAACCAAATAGCTTCCAACAAGCGCCTCAACAACAGCCACAACCAGGATTTGGTCAACCAGCCCCAGGTCAAGGCTTCCAGCAAGCACCTTATCCAGGACAACCTCAACCAGGTCAAGCCTATTATGCACAACCTGCTCAACCAAATGCCTTTGGTCAAGCAATGAAAGGATTCTGGTCATGGTTTGTTTCTGCTTTGGTTCGACCAACAGTAGAAAATCAACCAAGAGTATTGAATGGTATTCTTCATTATGTCTTAACTGCATTTATCCTTAGCCTCTCACTTTTCTTCGTGGCGAGTGCCTTCCCTTACGCTGAAGTAGGATTTACGGCTTACCTATTGATTGTCATTGTAACTTTCTTTACAATTTACGCCACTCAATTAACTGGTTTCTTGGTTCGTAACCTTGTCTTGCAAGATAAAGAATACACCTACAAACGTTCATTCGATGAGTTTGCTCGCTTGTCTATCTATGCCTTGCCAGCATCCCTCATTGTCTTAATTTTTTCTCTAGTTAAGTACTTTGAAGGATTTAGCTTCCTTCGATCGTTAATCTTCGTTCTCTATTTCTTAGGCTTGCTATACACTGTTTACCAAGGTTTGAACAGAACAAAAATCAAGGCTGACAAATTCTTGTTGCTCCTTGCTTCAACAGCGGTCATTCTAGTCATCTTCACAATTGTTGGCATCGTTGACAGACGCATTTTAGAACAAGTATCCGTCTATATCGCTTCCTTCTTTTAA
- a CDS encoding TcaA second domain-containing protein: protein MNKKWVELFEKVIGRKPTPEEFIAGRDSGFDFKAIKSIAGVAIDQVASEAPRLGGQEPVEDLVNPLQQLWEERFFALYGRAPLPEEIESARSQNFEIVEGPAPAINFDETNQTTQVFAPVESPSEAPESLSQPVEAVAAAELPDQEEAVKKGKKKKEKKVKKEKKGKKKKVFFFSILTLLVLTLSGLGYYFSSTTGPQVTVDKLVTAIEQKDYREVASILSNDKDKWTKEEAQGLLDYMTAQKIDAIYELDHIAQSSKTGIVKDKNQNLLIGIEKADKKFGIFQEYRIETYPLEVTATTNLDDAKLKTSEKESTVLKKNQTTKLGKVHFAPRDMQLDGKTEVGKISSEVKLDPAQASKNKLDLTFNSEKRLLEIEFPEEVSNPTDIKVAVNGKEVGTSTLFEVDVVAHQEIEVHAVFSLNNESYTTEKAKVTIGETPDDDEVITLKLSKDVAKRLKDAETARKAKEEEAKKAEEKKTAITSFLQDYRTEIFSSVSSRSNTYSKYYDTSSDAYKEMVEWTTGGGVKKAEIDYYTPGVFNVLSVTEENGMVIVKTHEEYTVHYVTSRKDSQSSKDKTYTLKPVGDTYVITAIAVTAGN, encoded by the coding sequence ATGAACAAAAAATGGGTAGAATTATTTGAAAAAGTGATCGGTCGCAAACCTACTCCTGAAGAATTCATTGCCGGAAGAGATTCCGGCTTTGATTTTAAGGCAATCAAATCGATTGCTGGAGTAGCGATCGACCAAGTGGCGTCAGAAGCGCCAAGACTAGGAGGGCAGGAACCAGTAGAAGACCTTGTAAATCCTCTTCAACAGCTCTGGGAAGAGCGTTTCTTCGCCCTTTATGGACGTGCGCCACTTCCAGAAGAGATCGAATCAGCTCGTAGTCAGAACTTTGAAATCGTGGAAGGACCTGCTCCGGCGATTAACTTTGATGAGACCAATCAAACAACACAGGTCTTCGCACCAGTGGAAAGCCCTTCAGAGGCACCAGAAAGCCTGTCCCAGCCAGTTGAAGCCGTAGCGGCAGCAGAACTACCAGACCAAGAAGAAGCTGTCAAGAAAGGCAAGAAAAAGAAAGAAAAGAAAGTCAAAAAAGAGAAAAAGGGCAAGAAAAAGAAAGTCTTCTTCTTCAGTATTTTGACTTTGTTGGTCTTGACCTTGTCTGGTCTAGGCTATTACTTCTCATCAACTACAGGCCCACAGGTGACAGTGGACAAATTAGTCACAGCCATTGAACAAAAAGATTACCGGGAAGTGGCTAGCATCCTTTCAAATGATAAGGATAAGTGGACCAAAGAAGAAGCTCAAGGCTTGCTAGACTATATGACTGCTCAGAAGATTGATGCCATTTACGAATTAGATCATATCGCCCAGTCTTCAAAAACAGGAATCGTCAAGGATAAAAATCAGAATCTACTGATTGGAATCGAGAAGGCGGATAAGAAATTCGGTATCTTCCAAGAATACCGCATCGAGACCTATCCACTTGAAGTCACAGCGACTACGAATCTGGATGATGCCAAGCTTAAGACCAGTGAAAAAGAGTCGACTGTGCTCAAGAAAAACCAAACGACCAAACTTGGTAAGGTTCACTTTGCACCACGAGATATGCAACTAGACGGTAAGACCGAAGTTGGAAAGATTTCTAGTGAGGTCAAGCTAGATCCAGCTCAAGCTTCGAAGAATAAGCTGGACTTGACCTTCAATTCTGAGAAACGTCTTCTTGAAATTGAATTCCCAGAGGAAGTCAGCAATCCAACGGATATCAAGGTAGCCGTGAATGGCAAGGAAGTCGGCACAAGTACCCTATTTGAAGTCGATGTCGTAGCCCATCAAGAAATCGAGGTCCATGCAGTCTTTAGTCTCAACAATGAGAGCTATACAACTGAAAAGGCCAAAGTTACGATTGGTGAAACTCCGGATGACGATGAAGTCATCACTTTGAAGCTTTCTAAGGATGTAGCCAAACGATTAAAAGATGCAGAAACAGCTCGTAAAGCCAAGGAAGAAGAAGCCAAGAAGGCAGAAGAGAAGAAAACTGCTATCACCTCCTTCCTCCAAGACTACCGGACAGAAATCTTCTCATCTGTCTCAAGTAGATCCAACACCTACTCCAAGTACTATGACACTTCAAGTGATGCCTATAAGGAAATGGTGGAGTGGACAACAGGTGGCGGAGTCAAGAAGGCTGAAATCGACTACTATACACCAGGTGTTTTCAACGTTCTCAGCGTTACCGAAGAGAATGGAATGGTGATCGTGAAAACCCATGAAGAATATACTGTGCACTATGTGACCAGCCGAAAAGATAGCCAGAGTAGCAAGGACAAGACCTACACCCTGAAACCTGTAGGGGATACTTACGTGATTACGGCTATTGCGGTCACAGCTGGTAATTAG
- the ldcB gene encoding LD-carboxypeptidase LdcB/DacB, which produces MKLSMTKWTLAGLVLLSLGACGQQKESKSSSQKEPASSKQVAQSSASKETSASEATSSDDNKKSTKKAGEVTVDQGVSFNGSYYSVQGKSGDIVIANKHYPLVADYNPGEDPVAVAALHELITAMQAEGYAISDQYSGFRSYETQVDLYQSYVNQDGAAAADRYSARPGYSEHQTGLAFDLIDTSGNLVQEQGANKWLLKNAAKYGFIVRYQEGKEASTGYMPESWHLRYIGEDAKDVAASGKSLEEYFNFTGGDYE; this is translated from the coding sequence ATGAAATTAAGCATGACAAAATGGACTCTTGCTGGCCTGGTTCTGTTGAGCCTAGGTGCTTGTGGCCAACAGAAGGAGTCAAAGAGCTCATCTCAAAAAGAGCCTGCTTCCAGTAAGCAAGTCGCTCAGTCGTCAGCCAGCAAAGAAACCAGTGCTTCTGAAGCAACTTCATCTGACGATAACAAAAAGTCAACGAAGAAGGCAGGCGAAGTAACGGTGGACCAAGGTGTTTCCTTTAATGGCTCTTATTACAGTGTCCAAGGAAAGTCTGGAGATATCGTCATTGCTAACAAGCACTACCCCTTAGTTGCAGACTACAATCCAGGTGAGGATCCAGTAGCTGTTGCGGCCTTGCACGAGTTGATCACGGCCATGCAGGCTGAAGGGTATGCTATCAGCGATCAGTACAGTGGTTTCCGTAGTTATGAGACCCAAGTAGATCTCTACCAAAGCTATGTCAATCAAGACGGTGCCGCTGCAGCAGATCGCTACTCAGCTCGTCCTGGCTATAGCGAGCACCAGACAGGTCTAGCATTTGACCTCATCGATACCAGTGGCAATCTCGTTCAAGAACAAGGCGCAAACAAATGGTTGCTCAAGAACGCTGCCAAGTATGGCTTTATCGTCCGTTATCAAGAAGGAAAAGAAGCGAGCACGGGCTACATGCCGGAAAGCTGGCACCTTCGCTATATCGGAGAAGACGCAAAAGATGTCGCAGCATCAGGAAAAAGCTTAGAAGAATACTTCAACTTTACCGGTGGCGACTACGAATAA
- a CDS encoding type B 50S ribosomal protein L31 — MKKDIHPEYRPVVFMDTTTGYKFLSGSTKYSSETVEFEGETYPLIRVEISSDSHPFYTGRQKFTQADGRVDRFNKKYGLK; from the coding sequence ATGAAAAAAGATATCCATCCAGAATATCGCCCTGTTGTCTTCATGGACACTACTACTGGTTACAAGTTCCTTAGTGGTTCAACTAAGTACTCTAGCGAGACTGTTGAATTCGAAGGTGAAACTTACCCATTGATCCGTGTTGAAATTTCATCAGACTCACACCCATTCTACACTGGACGTCAAAAGTTCACTCAAGCAGATGGACGTGTGGATCGTTTCAACAAAAAATACGGTCTCAAATAA
- a CDS encoding DHH family phosphoesterase: MQITQDILEKINHYDTIILHRHMNPDPDAIGSQVGLKEIIQTNFPDKRVLATGYDEPTLAWMASMDTVTDEDYAGALVIVCDTANTPRIDDKRYTSGDFLIKIDHHPNDDAYGDLLWVDTDSSSTSELITLFALEQELEISPEAARLLYAGIVGDTGRFLYPSTTSRTFEMVAHLRSFDFDFAGLSRQMDSMSSKIAKLQGYVYDHLEIDENGASRVTLTQDLLKHYQITDAETAAIVSAPGRIEDVSVWAIFVEQADGHYRVRMRSKALVINEIAKRHDGGGHPLASGANSYSLEENEQIYRELQEVAKAK; encoded by the coding sequence ATGCAGATCACACAGGACATTTTAGAGAAAATCAACCACTACGATACCATTATCCTTCACCGTCATATGAATCCGGATCCAGACGCGATCGGAAGCCAGGTCGGTTTGAAAGAAATCATCCAGACCAACTTCCCAGATAAAAGAGTCCTAGCTACCGGCTATGACGAACCGACTCTTGCTTGGATGGCTAGCATGGATACTGTAACTGATGAGGACTATGCAGGTGCCCTGGTCATTGTCTGCGATACTGCCAACACCCCTCGCATCGATGACAAACGCTACACAAGTGGCGATTTTCTGATCAAGATCGACCATCATCCAAACGACGATGCCTACGGAGATCTCCTCTGGGTAGATACAGATTCAAGCTCTACGAGCGAGCTTATCACCCTCTTCGCTCTTGAACAAGAGCTTGAGATCAGTCCAGAAGCAGCCCGTCTCCTCTATGCTGGTATTGTCGGAGACACTGGACGCTTCCTCTATCCTTCGACGACCAGCCGGACTTTCGAGATGGTTGCCCACCTTCGTAGTTTTGACTTTGACTTTGCAGGTCTTTCTCGTCAGATGGACAGCATGAGTTCTAAGATCGCCAAGCTTCAAGGCTATGTCTATGACCATCTCGAAATCGATGAAAATGGAGCTAGTCGCGTGACCCTGACTCAAGATCTTCTCAAACACTACCAAATCACAGATGCCGAGACTGCTGCGATCGTCTCAGCACCTGGTCGGATCGAAGACGTCAGCGTCTGGGCTATCTTTGTCGAGCAAGCTGATGGCCACTACCGCGTCCGTATGAGAAGTAAGGCTCTGGTGATCAATGAGATTGCAAAACGCCACGATGGTGGAGGCCACCCACTCGCCAGTGGAGCCAATTCTTATTCTTTAGAAGAAAACGAGCAAATCTATCGAGAACTACAGGAAGTTGCCAAGGCAAAATAG
- a CDS encoding flavodoxin, whose protein sequence is MTLAKIVFASMTGNTEEIADIVADKFRDLGVEVDVDECTTVDAEDFLEADIAVVATYTYGDGELPDEIVDFYEDLAGLDLNGKIYGVVGSGDTFYDEFCKAVDDFDRVFAATGAVKGSECVKVDLSAEDEDIEKLEAFAEEVVAKVG, encoded by the coding sequence ATGACATTAGCAAAGATTGTTTTTGCAAGTATGACAGGAAATACAGAAGAGATTGCTGATATCGTAGCAGATAAGTTTCGTGATCTTGGTGTCGAAGTAGATGTCGACGAATGTACAACAGTAGACGCAGAGGACTTTCTTGAGGCTGATATTGCAGTCGTAGCGACCTATACCTACGGTGATGGTGAGCTTCCTGACGAAATCGTAGACTTTTATGAAGACTTAGCGGGTCTTGACTTGAATGGTAAGATTTACGGTGTTGTTGGATCCGGTGATACCTTCTACGACGAGTTCTGTAAGGCAGTCGATGACTTTGATCGTGTCTTTGCAGCGACTGGTGCGGTTAAAGGTTCTGAGTGCGTCAAGGTAGACTTGTCAGCTGAAGATGAGGATATTGAAAAATTAGAAGCTTTTGCAGAAGAAGTCGTAGCAAAAGTGGGCTAA
- a CDS encoding chorismate mutase: MELEKIRQEIDSIDKELVRLLERRMHCVEDVIRYKETHQNPVLDRAREDEVLANVAGLVQEKRYEETILATYRDLMKRSRGYQADQLDAD; encoded by the coding sequence ATGGAACTAGAGAAGATTCGCCAAGAGATTGACAGTATTGATAAAGAATTGGTCCGTCTATTAGAACGCCGGATGCACTGTGTGGAAGATGTCATTCGTTACAAAGAAACCCATCAAAACCCTGTCTTGGACCGGGCTAGAGAGGATGAGGTCTTAGCCAATGTAGCCGGCTTGGTCCAGGAAAAACGCTATGAGGAAACCATCCTTGCCACTTATCGGGATTTGATGAAGCGCTCCAGAGGCTATCAGGCCGATCAGTTAGATGCGGACTAG
- a CDS encoding chloride channel protein, with amino-acid sequence MTMSKRTLVYTLDALMIGAIVGVIDTLFGRVLIGIGEVRTDYLLYLLPFLALAGILITYLNRNYGGKSQKGMELLFEVGEGKEKNIPKRLIPLTILSTWMTHLFGGSAGREGVAVQLGGTVAHALRREGLGPNASRIYLVTGMAAGFGGLFQTPLAAIFFAMEVLVVGRLEWRALYPATIAAFVASWTSHTLGLEKFTQVISDKLSLSPHVFLQLLVLGVIFGLTGKLFAYLLGQLKTSFAKAFVNPYVRIGVVGLGLSILLYLIGTGRYTGLGTNLISQSFAGADSKSLITGADWILKLLFTVTTIAAGYKGGEVTPLFSIGASLGVWLAPFFGLPVYLVAALGYAAVFAGATSTTIGPILIGCEVFGFQHWPAFLLVCLVATRLFPALSIYGGQKVAKKLQ; translated from the coding sequence ATGACGATGAGTAAAAGAACCTTAGTGTATACCCTAGATGCCCTCATGATCGGTGCGATCGTTGGGGTGATTGATACCCTCTTTGGCCGTGTCTTGATCGGGATTGGAGAAGTTCGTACAGATTATCTACTCTATCTCTTGCCCTTTCTGGCTCTAGCAGGTATCTTGATTACCTATCTCAATCGCAACTATGGGGGCAAGAGTCAAAAAGGGATGGAGCTCCTCTTTGAAGTGGGTGAGGGAAAGGAGAAAAACATTCCCAAGCGCTTGATCCCCTTGACTATCCTCTCTACCTGGATGACGCATCTCTTTGGTGGATCTGCTGGTCGCGAAGGAGTGGCGGTCCAGCTCGGTGGGACGGTCGCCCATGCTCTACGAAGAGAGGGACTTGGCCCAAACGCTTCACGGATCTATTTGGTCACTGGGATGGCTGCTGGCTTTGGTGGCCTCTTTCAGACGCCTCTAGCTGCCATCTTCTTTGCTATGGAGGTCCTAGTGGTTGGGAGATTGGAGTGGCGGGCTCTCTATCCTGCGACCATTGCAGCCTTTGTCGCTAGCTGGACATCTCACACCTTGGGGCTAGAGAAGTTCACTCAGGTCATTTCAGATAAGCTCTCCCTATCGCCTCACGTATTCTTGCAGTTGCTGGTCTTAGGAGTCATCTTTGGTCTGACAGGTAAGCTCTTTGCCTATCTTTTGGGGCAGTTAAAAACTAGCTTTGCCAAGGCCTTTGTCAATCCTTATGTGCGGATCGGAGTGGTCGGTCTCGGTCTGAGTATTCTCTTGTATCTGATTGGAACAGGTCGCTATACAGGACTGGGGACCAACCTGATCTCTCAAAGCTTTGCGGGAGCTGATAGCAAGAGCTTGATCACTGGGGCAGACTGGATCCTCAAGCTTCTCTTTACGGTAACGACCATTGCTGCAGGCTATAAGGGAGGAGAAGTGACCCCGCTCTTTTCTATCGGGGCAAGTCTAGGTGTCTGGCTAGCTCCTTTCTTTGGATTGCCGGTTTATCTGGTAGCAGCCTTGGGCTATGCGGCTGTCTTTGCAGGGGCTACCTCGACGACGATTGGCCCTATCTTGATCGGGTGTGAGGTCTTTGGATTCCAGCATTGGCCAGCCTTTCTCTTGGTCTGTCTGGTCGCTACGCGTCTCTTTCCAGCCTTGTCTATCTATGGTGGACAAAAAGTTGCGAAAAAGTTGCAATAA